The Sphingobacterium bambusae genome includes a window with the following:
- a CDS encoding NADP-dependent isocitrate dehydrogenase, translating into MSSKIIYTKTDEAPLLATYSFLPIVQAFAKTAEIEVELRDISLAGRILANFAASLPADQQTADALAELGQLATQPEANIIKLPNISASIPQLKGAIAELQKAGYNVPNYPDSPANAEEEEIKATYAKVLGSAVNPVLREGNSDRRAPKAVKNYAKANPHSMGVWSADSQTKVASMTDGDFFATEQSLTLDSDSQFKIEFVAENGDVKELKGLGKLKAGEVIDSSVLNLGKLKAFVSETIAEAKAAGVLLSAHLKATMMKVSDPIIFGAIVEVYFADLFAKYGELFASLGINKNNGLGEVYSKIAGQPQEAEVKAAIEAAIANGPDLAMVNSDKGITNLHVPSDVIVDASMPAMIRTSGQMWNKEGKPQDTFAIIPDRSYAGVYAAVIEDCKEHGAYDPKTMGSVPNVGLMAQKAEEYGSHDKTFQAAAKGTIRVVDADGKVLMEQPVEKGDIFRMCQTKDAPIQDWVKLAVNRARLSATPAVFWLDEARAHDREIIKKVNAYLANYDTTGLDIRILSPVEATKFSVERIRKGEDTISVTGNVLRDYLTDLFPILEVGTSAKMLSIVPLMNGGGLFETGAGGSAPKHVEQFQEEGYLRWDSLGEFLALGASFEHLSQTQDNAKALVLANTLDVATEKFLANDKSPARRVGQIDNRGSHFYLTLYWAEALAAQTEDADLAAKFAPLAKSLEENEAKINEELIAAQGKPQEIGGYYFPNDDLATKAMRPSETLNNAIASL; encoded by the coding sequence ATGTCATCTAAAATTATTTACACGAAGACTGATGAGGCGCCATTGTTGGCGACTTATTCGTTTTTACCAATTGTTCAGGCATTTGCCAAAACTGCCGAAATCGAAGTTGAATTGAGAGACATTTCCCTAGCCGGTCGTATTCTTGCAAACTTTGCTGCCTCTTTACCCGCGGATCAGCAAACTGCAGATGCCTTGGCCGAGCTTGGTCAGTTGGCCACACAGCCTGAAGCAAATATTATCAAGTTGCCGAACATCTCGGCTTCCATTCCACAATTGAAAGGCGCTATTGCTGAACTGCAAAAAGCAGGATACAACGTACCCAACTATCCCGATAGCCCAGCTAATGCTGAGGAAGAAGAGATTAAAGCAACTTATGCGAAGGTATTGGGTTCTGCTGTAAACCCGGTTTTGCGGGAGGGTAACTCGGATCGTCGCGCACCTAAGGCGGTAAAGAACTATGCAAAAGCAAATCCACATAGCATGGGTGTTTGGTCTGCAGACAGCCAAACGAAGGTAGCTTCCATGACGGACGGTGATTTCTTTGCAACAGAGCAATCATTGACACTAGACAGTGATAGCCAATTCAAAATAGAATTTGTAGCCGAGAATGGCGATGTTAAAGAATTAAAAGGTCTTGGCAAATTAAAAGCAGGTGAGGTTATTGATAGTTCAGTGCTTAATCTTGGCAAGCTAAAAGCCTTCGTTTCGGAGACTATTGCGGAGGCAAAAGCGGCAGGTGTGCTGTTATCAGCTCACTTGAAAGCAACCATGATGAAGGTATCTGATCCAATTATCTTTGGTGCTATCGTTGAAGTATATTTCGCAGATCTTTTCGCAAAGTATGGCGAGTTGTTTGCCAGCCTTGGTATCAACAAAAACAATGGTTTGGGCGAGGTATACAGTAAAATTGCTGGTCAGCCTCAAGAGGCGGAAGTGAAAGCCGCTATCGAGGCTGCCATCGCCAATGGTCCTGATTTGGCCATGGTAAACTCTGATAAGGGTATTACTAACCTACATGTTCCTTCCGATGTAATCGTAGACGCTTCGATGCCTGCGATGATCCGTACATCTGGTCAAATGTGGAACAAAGAGGGTAAACCACAAGATACCTTCGCTATTATCCCAGATCGTTCGTATGCTGGCGTGTATGCTGCCGTTATTGAAGATTGTAAGGAGCACGGTGCTTATGATCCTAAAACAATGGGTTCTGTACCTAATGTGGGCTTAATGGCACAGAAAGCAGAAGAGTATGGTTCGCATGATAAGACCTTCCAAGCGGCAGCTAAAGGAACGATTCGCGTGGTTGATGCTGACGGAAAAGTGCTTATGGAACAGCCTGTAGAGAAAGGCGATATCTTCCGTATGTGTCAAACTAAAGATGCACCGATTCAAGACTGGGTTAAATTGGCTGTCAATCGTGCGCGCTTATCGGCTACACCAGCTGTATTCTGGTTAGACGAGGCACGTGCACACGATCGCGAGATCATCAAAAAAGTAAATGCCTATTTGGCAAACTATGATACGACAGGCTTGGATATTCGCATCTTATCTCCTGTAGAGGCTACTAAGTTTTCGGTAGAGCGCATCCGCAAAGGTGAAGACACCATCTCTGTAACGGGAAATGTGTTACGCGATTACTTAACAGATTTGTTCCCAATCTTAGAAGTTGGAACATCTGCGAAGATGCTGTCGATCGTTCCTTTGATGAATGGTGGTGGCTTGTTTGAAACTGGTGCCGGCGGATCAGCTCCTAAGCACGTCGAACAATTCCAAGAGGAAGGCTACCTTCGTTGGGATTCCCTTGGTGAATTTTTGGCTTTAGGTGCTTCTTTTGAACATCTATCACAAACGCAAGATAATGCTAAAGCACTGGTATTGGCTAATACACTTGACGTTGCTACAGAAAAGTTCCTAGCCAACGATAAATCGCCTGCACGTCGTGTTGGTCAGATAGACAATCGTGGTTCACACTTCTACTTGACCTTGTACTGGGCAGAGGCCTTAGCAGCGCAAACCGAAGATGCTGACTTGGCTGCAAAATTTGCTCCGTTAGCGAAATCATTGGAAGAAAACGAAGCGAAGATCAACGAAGAGTTGATCGCTGCGCAAGGAAAACCACAAGAAATTGGTGGCTACTACTTTCCGAATGATGATTTAGCTACGAAAGCGATGCGTCCTTCTGAGACATTAAATAATGCAATTGCCTCACTATAG
- a CDS encoding NAD(P)H-binding protein, with product MRALVIGATGATGRELVKQLLADARFTEVVAFVRRPYFEEQPKLIECIVDFENLAASADYIYGDVAFSCLGTTLKDAGSKAAQWHVDHDYQLEFAQWCQTKEVRHFLLLSAVGVDPNSNFFYNKMKGVLEMEVRALHFDQLTIVQPGLILRPNSDRVGEVLAGKMLLFFNKIGLFKQYAPTSTAKLASIFVRESKVKGRGERVIKTKDYTS from the coding sequence ATGAGAGCACTTGTTATTGGCGCGACGGGCGCAACAGGAAGAGAATTGGTTAAGCAGTTGTTGGCCGATGCACGTTTTACCGAGGTGGTGGCTTTTGTTAGGCGGCCTTATTTCGAAGAGCAGCCTAAGTTGATCGAATGCATAGTGGATTTCGAAAACTTGGCCGCTTCAGCCGATTATATATATGGCGATGTCGCATTTTCCTGTCTGGGTACCACATTGAAAGATGCGGGAAGCAAAGCGGCACAGTGGCATGTGGATCATGACTATCAACTTGAATTTGCGCAATGGTGCCAAACAAAGGAAGTGCGTCATTTCCTATTGCTCTCGGCTGTAGGGGTAGACCCCAACTCCAATTTCTTTTACAACAAAATGAAGGGCGTTCTGGAAATGGAAGTACGTGCGTTGCATTTCGACCAATTAACAATCGTCCAACCAGGTTTAATTTTGCGCCCCAACTCCGATCGAGTAGGCGAAGTATTGGCCGGCAAGATGCTTCTTTTTTTCAATAAGATTGGCCTTTTTAAGCAGTACGCTCCCACGAGCACCGCTAAATTGGCTAGTATCTTTGTGCGGGAATCGAAGGTAAAAGGAAGAGGCGAGCGCGTCATCAAAACCAAAGATTACACGTCTTAA